Proteins encoded by one window of Streptomyces sp. NBC_01571:
- a CDS encoding amino acid ABC transporter ATP-binding protein: protein MSDLSKSTSGRPMVKAEGVHKSFGLAHILKGIDLEVNPREVFCLIGPSGSGKSTFLRCINHLEKISAGRLSVDGQLVGYRQKGDKLYELKEREVAAQRRDIGMVFQRFNLFPHMTALENVMEAPLQVKGESKAVARERAQRLLDRVGLGDRTGHYPAQLSGGQQQRVAIARALAMEPKLMLFDEPTSALDPELVGEVLDVMRDLAEDGMTMIVVTHEMGFAREVGDSLVFMDDGVVVESGHPREVLTNPQHDRTKSFLSKVL from the coding sequence ATGAGTGACCTCAGCAAGAGCACAAGCGGTCGGCCGATGGTCAAGGCCGAGGGCGTGCACAAGTCCTTCGGGCTCGCGCACATCCTCAAGGGCATCGACCTGGAGGTGAATCCGCGTGAGGTGTTCTGTCTGATCGGCCCGTCCGGCTCCGGCAAGTCGACCTTCCTGCGGTGCATCAACCACCTGGAGAAGATCAGCGCCGGCCGGCTGTCGGTCGATGGCCAGCTCGTCGGCTACCGCCAGAAGGGCGACAAGCTCTACGAGCTGAAAGAGCGTGAGGTGGCGGCCCAGCGGCGGGACATCGGCATGGTGTTCCAGCGCTTCAACCTCTTCCCGCACATGACGGCGCTGGAGAACGTCATGGAGGCGCCCCTTCAGGTCAAGGGCGAGAGCAAGGCCGTTGCCCGGGAGCGCGCACAGCGGCTGCTGGACCGGGTCGGTCTGGGTGACCGGACCGGCCACTACCCCGCACAGCTCTCCGGCGGTCAGCAGCAGCGCGTCGCCATCGCCCGTGCGCTGGCGATGGAGCCCAAGCTGATGCTCTTCGACGAGCCGACGTCCGCGCTCGACCCGGAACTCGTCGGCGAGGTCCTCGACGTCATGCGGGACCTCGCGGAGGACGGCATGACGATGATCGTCGTCACCCACGAGATGGGTTTCGCCCGCGAGGTCGGCGACTCGCTGGTCTTCATGGACGACGGTGTGGTGGTCGAGTCCGGCCACCCGCGGGAGGTGCTGACGAACCCTCAGCACGACCGCACCAAGTCGTTCCTGTCGAAGGTGCTGTAG
- a CDS encoding ABC transporter substrate-binding protein: MTASTTRRTTAAQSRIAAVGAIAVAGALVLTGCGDQTDKSSDSSSSDTSSSSAPLAGKLPKDIRDAGVIKVGSDIAYPPVEYMQGGKAVGIDPDIADALGKQLGVKVDFQNGKFAQLIVGLQAKRFNVIMSAMNDTKDRQNGIDSDTGKKVGNGIDFVDYFTAGTSILVQKGNPKGIKSLDDLCGKVVALQQGTTSEGIAKAQSTKCKKDGKKAITLQTFDTDPEALLRLKQGASVADLNDFPVAAYNAKTSGGGKDFEVVGDQIEAGPYGIGISKESTQLRDALQAALDAIIKNGEYTKIMEKWNVTDGAVTSSKINGGS, translated from the coding sequence ATGACCGCAAGCACCACCCGTCGTACGACGGCCGCGCAGTCCCGGATAGCAGCGGTCGGTGCGATCGCGGTCGCCGGGGCCCTGGTTCTCACCGGCTGCGGTGACCAGACGGACAAGAGCAGCGACAGCAGCAGCTCGGACACGTCGTCGTCCTCGGCGCCGCTCGCCGGCAAGCTCCCCAAGGACATCCGGGACGCGGGCGTCATCAAGGTCGGCTCCGACATCGCCTATCCGCCGGTCGAGTACATGCAGGGCGGCAAGGCCGTCGGCATCGACCCCGACATCGCGGACGCCCTGGGCAAGCAGCTGGGCGTCAAGGTCGACTTCCAGAACGGCAAGTTCGCGCAGCTCATCGTCGGTCTGCAGGCCAAGCGGTTCAACGTGATCATGTCCGCGATGAATGACACGAAGGACCGGCAGAACGGCATCGACTCGGACACCGGTAAGAAGGTCGGCAACGGCATCGACTTCGTCGACTACTTCACCGCCGGCACATCGATCCTCGTCCAGAAGGGCAACCCCAAGGGCATCAAGTCCCTGGACGACCTGTGCGGCAAGGTCGTGGCCCTGCAGCAGGGCACCACGTCCGAGGGCATCGCCAAGGCGCAGAGCACGAAGTGCAAGAAGGACGGCAAGAAGGCCATCACGCTGCAGACCTTCGACACCGACCCCGAGGCTCTGCTCCGTCTCAAGCAGGGCGCGTCCGTCGCCGACCTGAACGACTTCCCGGTCGCGGCCTACAACGCGAAGACCTCCGGTGGCGGCAAGGACTTCGAGGTCGTCGGCGACCAGATCGAGGCCGGCCCGTACGGCATCGGCATCAGCAAGGAGAGCACCCAGCTCCGCGACGCCCTCCAGGCCGCCCTGGACGCGATCATCAAGAACGGCGAATACACGAAGATCATGGAGAAGTGGAACGTCACGGACGGCGCCGTGACCTCGTCGAAGATCAACGGCGGCTCCTGA
- a CDS encoding CGNR zinc finger domain-containing protein — translation MELAYYSDYAVRLVNSEEPTRGKDALTSVEAVRDLFAGNASAARRATDADVTRFRSVRARLRAVFEAADGGDETLAVDLLNSLLLEFPVSPQISGHDFRDDDGRPLWHMHLADHPSNVTAGYAAIAAMGLAFHLTSYGVDRLGLCEASPCRNAYLDTSTNRSRRYCSDRCATRANVAAYRARKRLEADRSESTGLAADSAQRTSANGER, via the coding sequence GTGGAACTGGCCTATTACTCGGACTATGCGGTTCGTCTCGTCAACAGCGAGGAGCCGACCCGGGGCAAGGACGCGCTCACCTCGGTCGAGGCCGTCCGCGACCTCTTCGCGGGCAACGCCTCGGCGGCGCGCCGCGCCACGGACGCCGACGTGACACGCTTCCGCTCGGTCCGCGCGCGACTGCGCGCCGTCTTCGAGGCGGCGGACGGCGGCGACGAGACCCTCGCGGTCGACCTCCTGAACTCGCTGCTCCTGGAATTCCCCGTCAGCCCGCAGATCTCCGGGCACGACTTCCGGGACGACGACGGACGCCCGCTGTGGCACATGCACCTCGCGGACCACCCGTCGAACGTGACGGCGGGCTACGCGGCGATCGCCGCCATGGGGCTCGCCTTCCACCTCACCTCGTACGGCGTGGACCGGCTCGGCCTGTGCGAGGCCTCGCCGTGCCGCAACGCCTACCTGGACACGTCGACGAACCGCTCCCGGCGCTACTGCTCGGACCGCTGCGCGACCCGCGCCAACGTGGCCGCCTACCGGGCCCGCAAGCGCCTGGAGGCCGACCGGTCGGAGAGCACGGGCCTGGCGGCCGACAGCGCCCAGCGGACCAGCGCGAACGGCGAACGCTGA
- a CDS encoding VOC family protein, with protein sequence MPEPIRGTEPIRWTYAFIDRPRKDFGPARAFWTSVTGTAPSAPRGGQDGFVTLLPDGADACLKAQGVEEGEGGAHLDLAVEDVAALVESALRLGAETVSDNGIADKGGWAVLRSPGGLLFCAVPWQGESVRPPAAEGPARVISRLDQVCVDMAPSRYEAEIAFWSGLTGWESHPGSLPEFHVIRPPAALPVRILLQRLGTDRPASAHLDLACSDIEAVRAHHEGLGATLVGRGTHWAVMRDPAGGTYCLTGRDPGTGGLPV encoded by the coding sequence ATGCCCGAACCGATCCGCGGGACCGAACCCATCCGGTGGACGTACGCCTTCATCGACCGGCCGAGGAAGGACTTCGGGCCGGCCCGCGCCTTCTGGACCTCCGTCACCGGGACCGCCCCGTCCGCACCGCGCGGCGGACAGGACGGGTTCGTGACCCTGCTGCCCGACGGGGCGGACGCCTGCCTGAAGGCGCAGGGCGTCGAGGAGGGCGAGGGCGGCGCGCACCTCGACCTCGCCGTCGAGGACGTGGCGGCGCTGGTGGAGTCGGCCCTGCGGCTCGGAGCCGAGACCGTGTCCGACAACGGGATCGCCGACAAGGGGGGCTGGGCCGTGCTGCGCTCCCCGGGCGGCCTGCTGTTCTGCGCGGTCCCGTGGCAGGGGGAGTCGGTACGGCCGCCGGCGGCCGAGGGACCCGCCCGCGTCATCAGCCGCCTCGACCAGGTGTGCGTCGACATGGCCCCCTCCCGGTACGAGGCGGAGATCGCCTTCTGGAGCGGCCTGACCGGATGGGAGTCCCACCCCGGCTCGCTCCCGGAGTTCCATGTGATCAGGCCGCCCGCCGCCCTGCCCGTCCGCATCCTCCTGCAACGCCTCGGCACCGATCGCCCCGCCTCGGCCCACCTCGACCTCGCCTGCTCGGACATCGAGGCCGTCCGCGCCCACCACGAGGGCCTGGGCGCCACCCTCGTCGGCCGCGGCACGCACTGGGCCGTGATGCGGGACCCGGCCGGCGGCACGTACTGCCT
- a CDS encoding amino acid ABC transporter permease, with protein MTDTVDKTPASSLPPEQIKAIPVRHYGRWVAGAAVIAVLVLIGIAFSNANINYGIIPDYLTDGTILSGVWHTLYISVLAMVVGLVLGVILAVMRMSSNPVTSTVGWFYVWFFRGTPVLVQLLLWYNISLVFPILNLGFYKDEMNQVMTPFLAALLGLGLNEAAYMSEIVRAGIQSVDEGQTEASHALGMTQGKTLRRIVLPQAMRVIVPPTGNEFINMLKTSSLAYAVQFNELIKRAQDISSTSLAVVEMFLVASIWYLILTSVFSVFQYYLERRYARGSSRNLPPTPLQRLRKNLRQFGSFRRPEVAR; from the coding sequence GTGACTGACACTGTCGACAAGACTCCGGCGTCCTCACTGCCGCCGGAGCAGATCAAGGCCATCCCGGTGCGCCACTACGGCCGCTGGGTGGCCGGCGCGGCGGTCATCGCCGTGCTGGTGCTGATCGGGATCGCGTTCTCCAACGCGAACATCAACTACGGCATCATCCCGGACTACCTGACGGACGGGACCATCCTGTCCGGCGTCTGGCACACGCTGTACATCTCCGTGCTCGCCATGGTGGTCGGACTCGTCCTCGGCGTGATCCTCGCCGTGATGCGGATGTCGTCGAACCCGGTCACCAGCACCGTGGGCTGGTTCTACGTCTGGTTCTTCCGCGGCACCCCGGTGCTGGTGCAACTGCTCCTCTGGTACAACATCTCGCTGGTGTTCCCCATCCTCAACCTGGGGTTCTACAAGGACGAGATGAACCAGGTGATGACCCCGTTCCTGGCCGCCCTGCTCGGTCTCGGCCTCAACGAGGCCGCGTACATGTCGGAGATCGTCCGGGCCGGCATCCAGTCCGTGGACGAGGGTCAGACGGAGGCGTCGCACGCCCTGGGCATGACCCAGGGCAAGACACTGCGGCGGATCGTCCTCCCGCAGGCGATGCGGGTGATCGTCCCGCCCACCGGCAACGAGTTCATCAACATGCTGAAGACGTCGTCGCTCGCCTACGCCGTGCAGTTCAACGAACTCATCAAACGGGCCCAGGACATCTCCAGCACCTCACTGGCGGTCGTCGAGATGTTCCTTGTGGCATCCATTTGGTACTTGATCCTGACCAGCGTCTTCAGTGTCTTCCAGTACTACCTGGAGCGCCGTTACGCCCGCGGTTCGTCGCGCAACCTGCCGCCGACACCGCTGCAGCGCCTCAGGAAGAACCTCCGTCAGTTCGGTTCGTTCCGCCGCCCGGAGGTGGCCCGATGA
- a CDS encoding NAD(P)/FAD-dependent oxidoreductase: MSSDGSLDRLKREGRVVVVGASLAGLRAAETLREKGFAGSLTMVGDEPYEPYDRPPLSKQVLLGRATPDHTSLPRRRAIDAQWRLGVPATGLDMAARRVRLADGDEVGYDRLLIATGVRARPWPRESEAELDGVFVLRTRDDARGLERALAQNPRRVLVIGAGFTGSEIASACRERGIAVTVAERAAAPLVGALGGVVGQVAAELQREHGVDLRCGIMVTGLEGDAANRVRAAHLSDGNTVEADVVVVCLGAMRNTEWLAGSGLGAGPRGIACDAGCRAFDIRGIVTDDVYVAGDVARSPHPLFGYQFLSLEHWGNAVAQAETAAHNMMSDSVDRRPHIWVPAFWSSQFGVNIKSVGVPSMGTEILIAQGALHERRFTGVYGYQGRVIGAVTFDQTKWLQFYQQLIETTAPFPPSFPTVDRRPEGQRPVDADFPDPSVPTSGPTVTLTGYSPADRRMTFTPAGH; this comes from the coding sequence GTGAGCAGTGACGGATCCCTCGACCGGCTCAAGCGCGAAGGACGTGTGGTCGTCGTGGGCGCCTCGCTCGCGGGGCTCCGGGCCGCGGAGACCCTGCGCGAAAAGGGGTTCGCAGGCTCCCTGACGATGGTCGGCGACGAGCCGTACGAGCCCTACGACCGGCCCCCGCTGTCCAAGCAGGTCCTGCTGGGCCGGGCGACGCCGGACCACACCTCCCTGCCCCGGCGCCGCGCGATCGACGCGCAGTGGCGGCTCGGGGTCCCGGCCACCGGTCTCGACATGGCGGCCCGGCGGGTACGGCTGGCCGACGGCGACGAGGTGGGGTACGACCGGCTGCTGATCGCCACCGGCGTCCGGGCCAGGCCCTGGCCGAGGGAGAGCGAGGCGGAGCTCGACGGTGTCTTCGTCCTGCGCACCCGCGACGACGCGAGGGGGCTGGAGCGCGCGCTCGCGCAGAATCCCCGCCGTGTGCTCGTCATCGGCGCCGGGTTCACCGGCTCGGAGATCGCCTCCGCCTGCCGGGAACGCGGGATCGCGGTCACCGTGGCCGAACGGGCCGCGGCACCCCTGGTCGGCGCGCTCGGCGGGGTCGTCGGTCAGGTCGCGGCCGAACTGCAGCGTGAGCACGGAGTCGACCTGCGCTGCGGCATCATGGTGACCGGCCTGGAGGGCGACGCCGCGAACCGGGTCCGCGCCGCCCATCTCTCCGACGGGAACACCGTCGAGGCCGATGTCGTGGTCGTGTGCCTCGGCGCCATGCGCAACACCGAATGGCTCGCGGGGTCCGGACTGGGCGCGGGCCCCCGGGGCATCGCCTGTGACGCCGGCTGCCGGGCCTTCGACATCCGCGGCATCGTCACCGACGACGTCTACGTGGCCGGCGACGTGGCGCGTTCCCCGCATCCGCTGTTCGGCTACCAGTTCCTGTCCCTCGAGCACTGGGGCAACGCCGTCGCGCAGGCCGAGACCGCGGCGCACAACATGATGAGCGACAGCGTGGACCGCCGCCCCCACATCTGGGTGCCGGCCTTCTGGTCCTCGCAGTTCGGAGTGAACATCAAGTCCGTGGGGGTGCCGTCGATGGGGACGGAGATCCTCATCGCGCAGGGCGCCCTCCACGAGCGCAGATTCACCGGCGTGTACGGGTACCAGGGGCGCGTCATCGGCGCCGTCACCTTCGACCAGACGAAGTGGCTGCAGTTCTACCAGCAGCTGATCGAGACCACGGCGCCCTTCCCGCCGTCCTTCCCGACCGTGGACCGCCGCCCCGAGGGACAGCGCCCGGTGGACGCGGACTTCCCCGACCCGTCAGTGCCCACGAGCGGCCCGACCGTCACCCTCACCGGATATTCGCCGGCCGACCGGCGGATGACGTTCACCCCCGCCGGGCACTGA
- a CDS encoding ferredoxin produces MRLVVDLNRCQGYAQCAFLAPDVFAMHGDEALLYNPQADENQRDDVARAVAACPVQAILVDADDRDENPGTAREVTGEQ; encoded by the coding sequence GTGAGACTTGTCGTCGATCTCAACCGCTGCCAGGGGTACGCGCAGTGCGCGTTCCTCGCTCCCGACGTGTTCGCCATGCACGGCGACGAAGCCCTGCTCTACAACCCGCAGGCCGACGAGAATCAGCGCGACGACGTGGCGCGAGCCGTCGCGGCCTGCCCCGTCCAGGCCATTCTCGTGGACGCCGACGACCGGGACGAGAACCCCGGAACCGCCCGGGAGGTCACCGGTGAGCAGTGA
- a CDS encoding trans-aconitate 2-methyltransferase, which yields MTVSTGTDHTVTHGTGTDWQAWQESWDRQQEWYMPDREERFRVMLDMVEALVGPAPRVLDLACGTGTITARLLARLPRATSTGVDLDPALLTIAEGTFAGDDRVSFVTADLKDPHWTTRLPYESYDAVLTATALHWLHSDPLAALYGRIAGIVRAGGVFMNADHMIDESTPLINAAERAQRHARMDRAKEGGVLDWAAWWELAAQDPVLAAPTARRFEIYGEHADGDTPSADWHARVLREKGFAEARTVWRSPSDALVLAVK from the coding sequence ATGACCGTCAGCACCGGAACCGACCACACCGTGACGCACGGCACCGGAACCGACTGGCAGGCCTGGCAGGAGAGCTGGGACCGGCAGCAGGAGTGGTACATGCCGGACCGCGAGGAGCGCTTCCGGGTGATGCTCGACATGGTCGAGGCCCTGGTCGGCCCCGCGCCGCGCGTCCTCGACCTCGCCTGCGGCACCGGCACCATCACCGCCCGGCTCCTCGCCCGGCTCCCGCGGGCCACCAGCACCGGCGTCGACCTCGACCCCGCGCTGCTCACCATCGCCGAGGGCACCTTCGCGGGCGACGACCGGGTCTCCTTCGTCACGGCCGACCTCAAGGACCCGCACTGGACGACCCGGCTGCCGTACGAGTCCTACGACGCCGTGCTGACGGCCACGGCCCTGCACTGGCTGCACAGCGACCCCCTCGCGGCCCTCTACGGCCGGATCGCGGGGATCGTCCGCGCCGGCGGGGTCTTCATGAACGCCGACCACATGATCGACGAGTCCACGCCCCTGATCAACGCGGCCGAGCGCGCGCAGCGGCACGCCCGGATGGACCGGGCCAAGGAGGGCGGTGTGCTCGACTGGGCCGCGTGGTGGGAACTGGCCGCCCAGGACCCGGTCCTCGCCGCCCCGACCGCCCGCCGCTTCGAGATCTACGGCGAGCACGCCGACGGCGACACCCCGTCCGCCGACTGGCACGCGCGCGTGCTGCGCGAGAAGGGCTTCGCGGAGGCACGGACGGTGTGGCGCTCGCCTTCGGACGCGCTGGTGCTGGCGGTCAAGTAG
- the sodX gene encoding nickel-type superoxide dismutase maturation protease gives MPELSQESERGRAVLPFGAAEVRGPSMVPTLQHGDRLVVQYGARVRPGDVVVLRHPFQQDLLVVKRVAQRREAGWWVLGDNAFAGGDSTDYGAVPEELVLGKVRFRYRPLKDGQRSPFALVRWALSAARPVLSDRSASRRLRAR, from the coding sequence ATGCCGGAGCTGTCGCAGGAGAGCGAACGTGGAAGGGCCGTGCTGCCGTTCGGGGCGGCCGAGGTGCGGGGACCCTCGATGGTTCCCACGCTCCAGCACGGGGATCGGCTCGTCGTGCAGTACGGGGCCCGGGTCAGGCCCGGTGACGTGGTCGTCCTGCGTCATCCGTTCCAGCAGGACCTGCTCGTGGTGAAGCGGGTGGCCCAGCGGCGGGAGGCCGGCTGGTGGGTGCTGGGTGACAACGCCTTCGCCGGCGGGGACAGTACCGACTACGGCGCCGTGCCCGAGGAACTCGTCCTCGGGAAGGTGCGGTTCCGGTACCGGCCCCTCAAGGACGGTCAGCGTTCGCCGTTCGCGCTGGTCCGCTGGGCGCTGTCGGCCGCCAGGCCCGTGCTCTCCGACCGGTCGGCCTCCAGGCGCTTGCGGGCCCGGTAG
- a CDS encoding VOC family protein: MDLKLSQCFIAVDDHDKALAFYRDVLGLEVRNDVGFEGMRWVTLSPPLQPDVEIVLEPPDASPDASPADKQAMVELLAKGILRGVIFSTTDCDALYERVRMSGAEVLQEPTDQPWGARDCAFRDPAGNLLRFKERPAA; this comes from the coding sequence ATGGACCTGAAACTTTCCCAGTGCTTCATCGCCGTGGACGACCACGACAAGGCGCTCGCCTTCTACCGAGACGTCCTGGGCCTGGAAGTACGCAACGACGTCGGGTTCGAGGGGATGCGCTGGGTGACCCTCAGCCCGCCGCTCCAGCCGGACGTGGAGATCGTCCTGGAGCCCCCGGACGCGAGCCCGGACGCCTCCCCCGCCGACAAGCAGGCCATGGTCGAACTGCTCGCCAAGGGCATCCTGCGCGGGGTCATCTTCTCCACGACCGACTGCGACGCCCTCTACGAACGGGTCCGCATGTCCGGCGCCGAAGTCCTCCAGGAGCCGACGGACCAGCCGTGGGGCGCCCGCGACTGCGCGTTCCGTGACCCGGCGGGCAACCTCCTCCGCTTCAAGGAGCGCCCGGCGGCCTGA
- a CDS encoding cytochrome P450: MTQAILRQIIDYSHRANPYPLYEELRETPVYHDTDGPYVVSKYYDIQSLLHDPRISSDARNLKAAAGDPLGDTEEESALPPAFLRLDPPEHDRLRRMTNRPFGPPHSPRRVHEMHGELEDIVSGLIDGIGDPERIDLVDQFSYPFPVTVICRLLGVPREDEPRFHTWADILAASLDPVPGADAGERAKVANNARTELGMYLAGLIEERRKKPGEDMLSQLATAHGPDGAMTTMEVMSTAALLLIAGHETTVNLITNGMLTLLRNPGILQRLRADPKLAVPVVEELLRFEPPVQLLPQRSTLADIEVRGVTIPKGSSLWLVLAAGNRDPDRFENPDRFDPDRGDIQHLGFGSGIHSCFGAPLARLEAQLALGELARRLENPRLVEDPPPYRQNAVLRGPRHLSIACDGIRP, encoded by the coding sequence ATGACGCAAGCCATCCTGCGGCAGATCATCGACTACTCGCACCGCGCGAACCCGTATCCGCTCTACGAGGAACTCCGCGAGACCCCGGTGTACCACGACACGGACGGGCCGTACGTCGTCAGCAAGTACTACGACATCCAGAGCCTGCTGCACGACCCGCGGATCAGCTCCGACGCGCGCAACCTGAAGGCGGCGGCGGGCGATCCGCTGGGCGACACGGAGGAGGAGTCGGCGCTGCCGCCGGCGTTCCTGCGGCTCGACCCTCCGGAGCACGACCGGCTGCGGCGCATGACGAACCGTCCCTTCGGACCCCCGCACTCCCCGCGGCGCGTCCACGAGATGCACGGCGAGCTGGAGGACATCGTCTCCGGGCTCATCGACGGCATCGGCGACCCGGAGCGGATCGACCTGGTCGACCAGTTCTCGTACCCCTTCCCGGTGACCGTGATCTGCCGGCTCCTCGGCGTGCCGCGCGAGGACGAACCCCGCTTCCACACCTGGGCGGACATCCTCGCCGCCAGCCTGGACCCCGTCCCGGGCGCCGACGCCGGCGAGCGCGCCAAGGTCGCGAACAACGCCCGCACCGAGCTGGGCATGTATCTGGCCGGGCTGATCGAGGAACGCCGCAAGAAGCCGGGCGAGGACATGCTGTCGCAACTCGCCACCGCGCACGGGCCGGACGGCGCCATGACGACGATGGAGGTCATGAGCACCGCGGCGCTGCTGCTGATCGCCGGCCACGAGACCACGGTCAACCTCATCACCAACGGCATGCTGACCCTGCTGCGCAACCCCGGCATCCTGCAACGGCTGCGTGCGGACCCGAAGCTGGCCGTCCCCGTCGTCGAGGAGCTGCTCCGTTTCGAGCCGCCGGTGCAGCTGTTGCCGCAGCGCAGCACCCTCGCCGACATCGAGGTGCGCGGCGTGACCATCCCCAAGGGCTCGTCACTGTGGCTGGTGCTGGCGGCGGGCAACCGTGACCCCGACCGCTTCGAGAACCCGGACCGCTTCGACCCGGACCGCGGGGACATCCAGCACCTGGGCTTCGGCAGCGGCATCCACAGCTGCTTCGGCGCTCCGCTGGCCCGGCTGGAGGCGCAGCTCGCGCTCGGCGAACTGGCCCGCAGGCTGGAGAACCCCCGTCTCGTGGAGGACCCGCCCCCCTACCGGCAGAACGCGGTCCTGCGCGGCCCCCGGCACCTGTCGATCGCCTGCGACGGCATCCGCCCGTAG
- a CDS encoding helix-turn-helix transcriptional regulator, whose protein sequence is MTVEDLVRLRRTRDRMDREYAEPLDIAALARTALMSPGHFQRSFRAAYGETPYGYLMTRRIERAKALLRRGDLTVTEVCLAVGCTSLGSFSSRFTELVGETPSAYRARPHDHGAPIPPCVTRRLTRPSRHRRPEAGEPGTRL, encoded by the coding sequence GTGACTGTGGAGGACCTGGTCCGGCTGCGCCGGACACGCGACCGGATGGACCGTGAGTACGCGGAGCCGCTGGACATCGCCGCGCTCGCCCGTACGGCGCTGATGTCGCCCGGCCACTTCCAGCGCAGCTTCCGCGCGGCGTACGGGGAGACGCCGTACGGCTATCTGATGACCCGCCGGATCGAGCGGGCCAAGGCCCTGCTGCGGCGCGGCGACCTGACGGTCACGGAGGTCTGCCTCGCCGTGGGCTGCACCTCGCTCGGCTCCTTCAGCTCCCGCTTCACGGAGCTGGTCGGTGAGACCCCCAGCGCCTACCGCGCCCGCCCGCACGACCACGGCGCCCCCATCCCGCCCTGCGTGACCCGCCGCCTGACCCGCCCCTCCCGCCACCGTAGACCCGAAGCAGGGGAACCGGGGACGCGCCTGTAG
- the sodN gene encoding superoxide dismutase, Ni, whose product MLSRLFAPKVKVSAHCDLPCGVYDPAQARIEAESVKAVQEKMAGNDDPHFQARATVIKEQRAELAKHHVSVLWSDYFKPPHFEKYPELHQLVNDALKALSAAKASTDPATGQKALDYIAQIDKIFWETKKA is encoded by the coding sequence ATGCTCTCCCGCCTGTTTGCCCCCAAGGTGAAGGTCAGCGCGCACTGTGACCTGCCCTGCGGCGTGTACGACCCTGCCCAGGCCCGCATCGAGGCGGAGTCGGTGAAGGCCGTCCAGGAAAAGATGGCCGGCAACGACGACCCGCACTTCCAGGCTCGCGCCACCGTCATCAAGGAGCAGCGCGCCGAACTCGCCAAGCACCACGTCTCGGTGCTCTGGAGCGACTACTTCAAGCCCCCGCACTTCGAGAAGTACCCCGAGCTGCACCAGCTGGTCAACGACGCCCTGAAGGCCCTCTCGGCCGCCAAGGCGTCCACCGACCCGGCCACGGGCCAGAAGGCGCTGGACTACATCGCCCAGATCGACAAGATCTTCTGGGAGACCAAGAAGGCCTGA